In a single window of the Osmerus eperlanus chromosome 4, fOsmEpe2.1, whole genome shotgun sequence genome:
- the LOC134019169 gene encoding cryptochrome-1-like, with protein sequence MGTTSTVSHLMAPNSIHWFRKGLRLHDNPALQEAIRGAGTVRCVYFLDPWFAGSSNLGVNRWRFLLQCLEDLDASLRKLDSRLFVIRGQPANVFPRLFKEWKISRLTFEYDSEPFGKERDAAIKKLAKEAGVEVIVKTSHTLYDLDKVIDLNGGQPPLTYKRFQTLVSRLDPPEMPVDTISSSLMGRCITPVSDDHGDKYGVPSLEELGFDTEGLPTAVWPGGETEALTRIERHLERKAWVANFERPRMNANSLLASPTGLSPYLRFGCLSCRLFYFKLTDLYRKVKKNSSPPLSLYGQLLWREFFYTTATNNPRFDKMEGNPICVRIPWERNPEALAKWAEAKTGFPWIDAIMTQLRQEGWIHHLARHAVACFLTRGDLWISWEEGMKVFEELLLDADWSVNAGSWMWLSCSSFFQQFFHCYCPVGFGRRTDPNGDFIRRYLPVLQGFPAKYIYDPWNAPESVQTAAKCIIGVDYPKPMVNHAEASRLNIERMKQIYQQLSRYRGLSLLASVPSNGNGHGGMMAYSPGEQPSASNTPHVPLVSGSSVVTGNGSGSTLLNFPSEDQPGPRGVQQQQQHGYQSVPEPSLAVPSSTLYHEFAMPQHPGRLLHTGGSVTGKRGRESLRDSLREEDNDSCSLLKIQRQSTEKT encoded by the exons ATGGGGACCACTTCAACTGTAAG CCATTTGATGGCCCCTAATTCCATCCACTGGTTCCGGAAGGGCCTCCGTCTGCATGACAACCCTGCGCTGCAGGAGGCCATCCGGGGAGCCGGCACGGTGCGCTGTGTTTACTTCCTGGATCCTTGGTTCGCCGGCTCCTCCAACTTGGGGGTCAACCGCTGGAG GTTCCTGCTGCAGTGCTTGGAGGATCTGGATGCCAGCCTGAGGAAACTTGACTCCCGCCTCTTCGTCATCCGAGGCCAGCCTGCCAATGTGTTTCCTCGCCTCTTCAAG GAGTGGAAGATCTCACGGCTGACGTTTGAGTACGACTCGGAGCCCTTTGGGAAGGAGCGGGATGCTGCCATCAAGAAGCTGGCCaaggaggctggggtggaggtcaTCGTCAagacctctcacaccctctaCGATCTGGACAA GGTGATCGATCTGAATGGTGGCCAGCCCCCTCTGACCTACAAGCGTTTCCAGACTCTGGTCAGCCGGCTGGACCCCCCTGAGATGCCGGTGGACACCATCTCCAGCAGCCTGATGGGGCGCTGCATCACGCCTGTGTCTGACGACCATGGGGACAAGTACGGGGTTCCTTCCCTGGAGGAACTAG GCTTTGATACTGAAGGCTTGCCTACAGCCGTGTGGCCGGGAGGTGAGACAGAGGCTCTGACCAGAATAGAGCGCCACCTAGAGAGAAAG gcGTGGGTGGCCAACTTTGAGCGCCCCAGGATGAATGCCAACTCCCTGCTGGCCAGCCCCACAGGCCTCAGCCCCTACCTGCGCTTTGGCTGCCTCTCCTGTCGACTCTTCTACTTCAAACTCACCGACCTCTATCGCAAG GTGAAGAAGAACAgttccccgcccctctccctgtACGGCCAGCTGCTATGGCGGGAGTTCTTCTACACGACCGCCACCAACAACCCCCGCTTCGACAAGATGGAGGGCAATCCCATTTGTGTCCGCATCCCCTGGGAGCGCAACCCCGAGGCTCTGGCCAAGTGGGCGGAGGCCAAGACGGGCTTCCCCTGGATCGACGCCATCATGACCCAGCTGAGGCAGGAGGGCTGGATCCACCACCTGGCCCGGCACGCCGTGGCCTGCTTCCTGACCCGCGGAGACCTGTGGATCAGCTGGGAGGAGGGCATGAag GTGTTTGAGGAGCTGCTCCTGGATGCAGACTGGAGCGTGAACGCTGGCAGCTGGATGTGGCTCTCCTGCAGCTCCTTCTTCCAGCAGTTCTTCCACTGCTACTGCCCTGTGGGCTTCGGCCGGCGCACAGACCCCAACGGAGACTTCATCAG ACGCTACCTCCCCGTCCTCCAAGGGTTCCCTGCCAAGTACATCTACGACCCCTGGAACGCTCCAGAATCCGTGCAGACGGCTGCCAAGTGCATTATCGGTGTGGATTACCCCAAACCCATGGTCAACCATGCAGAGGCCAGCCGCCTCAACATCGAGAGGATGAAGCAGATCTACCAGCAGCTGTCACGCTACCGGGGACTAA GCCTGCTGGCATCTGTGCCCTCCAACGGAAACGGCCACGGAGGCATGATGGCCTACTCTCCTGGAGAACAGCCGTCTGCTTCCAACACGCCACACG TGCCCCTTGTGTCCGGGAGCTCAGTTGTCACCGGTAATGGCAGCGGGAGCACCCTGCTAAACTTTCCCAGCGAGGACCAGCCGGGGCCACGAGGcgttcagcagcagcagcagcatg GTTACCAGTCAGTGCCCGAGCCTAGCTTGGCTGTGCCCAGCAGCACACTCTACCACGAGTTTGCTATGCCTCAACACCCAG GGCGCCTGCTGCACACGGGAGGCAGCGTTACAGGAAAGCGGGGACGCGAGTCGCTGCGTGACTCACTCAGGGAGGAGGACAAtgactcctgctctctcctcaagATCCAACGACAGAGCACAGAG AAGACCTAG